One part of the Vicia villosa cultivar HV-30 ecotype Madison, WI linkage group LG6, Vvil1.0, whole genome shotgun sequence genome encodes these proteins:
- the LOC131614363 gene encoding uncharacterized protein LOC131614363: protein METRNTIRVNFVKVPSELKELVSKVPGNSRFSERHGHLLDLVTSGFEEEMMSVLFQFFDPEHHCFTFPDYQLVPTMEEFSETLQIPIGNQLPFTGLEKSPKPEAIAAALHLRKSEIEKNWETRSGVEGFLAKFLIDKARSFSKSMSYHAFEDILALLIYGLVLFPNPDQFIDVHAIKIFLTHNPVPTLLGDILHSLHTRTMKKRGTLMCCIPLLSRWFISHLPRSVMRNDQGQKWHRRIMSLSHSDIRWCSLSKENVVIIDRCGRYPNVPLLGIRGAEKMNPLEQSVKDLQAQNAEFQALILSLAKGQEELKTLLTKSEKKTKKPVGVFNMGRRFRGPLKKVKEVDIPEETEQDDNVSGKADQKSNGSVKQDEDEEEYYDDEEYPEDKYRQLEERMKAVETQKIPGLDFEELGLISGVVIPPKFKTPIFAKYDGVSCPKLHLKSYVRKIQPHTADKMLWIHLFQESLTGTQLEWYYQLEGTNIRTWEDLAVAFYTQYQYNSDLAPTRTQLQSMSMGPKESFKDYLLGSSSAGFTDLILTGERVESGIRSGKIQVATSSGVTKKPYSGKTEANAVHSQRGRNRNDSSHSVGAVLISTPTPRQEQQQGYQRRQDAPRRKFTKINMPLSQALQYLLKAGLITVRDPPKTTNTASPGYNPNAKCAYHSDSPGHDANSCWALKNKIQDMIDAGEIEFDPPETPNVITAPMPKHDKAVNAVDQESYVTNVMNLTTPLPIIKKKLLQAGLFPGCVEDCYFCSSQSNGCTRLKIGIQCLMDKRKIMFEKVPSVEKLCEDLAQNLKIEDVSVISKTPIRIPTKAPIRITAEPRVAPLIITKPGPIPYSSDKAVPWSYGNEVYIHGVKQEALNDKPVKISSPDIDNIVGTSKVTRSGRIFSPEISPGANISTQVPVPDSTADVQGKRPMLEPVQTPVEATTEEVSQKEMDEILKIIRKSDYDVIEQLGHTSSKISMLSLLTCSEAHAKALMKFLKAAHVPQEISVNQFENCVASLTTNNYLGFSDADLTPAGKSHNKALHISIECKGTTLSHVLVDNGSSLNVLPKLVLDRLDSEGIVLMPSNVVVKAFDGSKSTVYGEVELPIRVGSQTFNSLFYVMDIHPAYSCLLGRPWIHGAGAVTSTLHQKLKYLANGKIVTVHGEEEYVVSCVNEYKYIEVNGEFIETPCQTFELVPQVVSTAKHTPTVPKVTRIPSTMASLKDAKAVVEEGGCTVWGQLIDVPYKSDKLGLGCTAGTQKNNHHTRLGGLMSHFVSKGVNALEDGENNCNLDKWIFPTPDHGLNNWKTEDVISISFNQE, encoded by the exons ATGGAAACCAGAAATACTATCCGAGTCAACTTTGTGAAAGTACCTTCCGAGCTGAAAGAATTGGTATCAAAGGTTCCTGGAAATTCTCGTTTCAGTGAAAGGCACGGTCATCTACTCGATTTGGTTACCTCAGGTTTTGAAGAAGAGATGATGAGTGTGTTGTTTCAGTTCTTCGACCCCGAGCATCATTGCTTCACGTTCCccgattatcagttggtacccaCTATGGAAGAATTTTCTGAGACGCTTCAGATCCCTATTGGAAATCAACTACCATTCACTGGTTTAGAGAAGAGTCCGAAGCCTGAAGCTATTGCCGCTGCTTTACACCTGAGGAAGTCTGAAATTGAGAAAAATTGGGAAACGAGAAGTGGGGTCGAGGGTTtccttgctaagttcttaattgATAAGGCACGATCATTCTCAAAATCCATGAGTTATCATGCTTTCGAAGACATTTTGGCTTTGCTCATCTATGGCTTGGTGTTGTTTCCAAATCCTGACCAGTTCATAGACGTGCATGCCATCAAGATATTTTTGACTCacaatcctgtgcctactttgcttggagatattctacactCACTTCACACCCGTACGATGAAGAAGCGGGGAACTCTCATGTGTTGTATACCTTTGCTgtctaggtggtttatttcgcaccttcctcGATCTGTAATGAGGAATGACCAAGGCCAGAAGTGGCATCGGAGAATAATGTCGCTTTCTCACTCTGATATTCGCTGGTGTTCTCTGTCCAAGGAAAATGTTGTTATTATTGATCGTTGCGGGCGGTACCCTAATGTGCCCCTCCTTGGCATAAGGGGAG ctgAGAAAATGAATCCTCTCGagcaatcagttaaggatctgcAAGCAcagaatgctgagttccaagcccTGATCTTGAGTCTGGCGAAAGGGCAGGAAGAGCTGAAGACCCTCCTTACTAAGAGTGAGAAGAAGACTAAGAAGCCTGTGGGCGTTttcaacatgggaagaagatttcgaggccctctcaaaaaggtcaAAGAAGTCGATATCCCAGAAGAGACTGAACAAGATGACAATGTTAGTGGTAAGGCTGATCAGAAGAGCAATGGTTCTGTCAAGCAAGATGAAGACGAAGAAGAGTACTATGATGATGAAGAGTATCCAGAAGATAAGTACAGACAGTTGGAGGAACGAATGAAGGCTGTAGAAACCCAGAAGATCCCAGGGTTAGACTTTGAGGAACTAGGGCTCATCTCAGGAGTTGtgattcctccaaagttcaaaactcCGATCTTTGcgaagtatgatggagtctcttgtccgaAACTGCACCTaaaatcatatgtgaggaagatccaacctcacACCGCTGACAAGATGTTGTGGATCCACTTGTTCCAAGAGAGTTTGAcaggaactcaactcgaatggtactatcagctaGAGGGTACCAATATTCGTACTTGGGAGGACTTGGCTGTTGCTTTCTATacgcaataccaatataattctgaTCTCGCACCGACTCGTACACAACTGCAGAGCATGTCCATGGGtccgaaagaaagtttcaagga ttatttgctgggaagctcatcagcTGGTTTTACTGACTTGATATTGACTGGGGAGCGGGTTGAAAGTGGCATCCGAAGTGggaaaattcaggtggctacctCTTCTGGTGTTACGAAGAAGCCTTATAGTGGGAAGACTGAAGCTAATGCTGTGCACAGCCAGAGGGGTCGCAACAGAAATGATAGTAGCCATTCTGTTGGAGCTGTCTTAATCTCTACACCAACACCTCGACAAGAACAACAACAGGGATACCAGCGTAGGCAGGATGCGCCCAGGAggaaatttacaaaaataaacaTGCCACTATCCCAAGCATTACAATATCTGTTAAAGGCGGGCTTGATCACTGTGAGGGACCCTCCGAAGACCACTAATACTGCCTCTCCTGGTTATAACCCCAATGCGAAGTGTGCCTACCATTCTGATAGCCCAGGACATGACGCGAACAGTTGTTGGGCTCTgaaaaataagattcaagatatgatagatgctggagaaatcgAGTTTGACCCTCCAGAGACTCCCAATGTTATTACCGCTCctatgccgaagcatgacaaaGCTGTCAATGCTGTTGACCAAGAATCCTATGTTACTAATGTGATGAATCTGACTACTCCACTCCCCATTATCAAGAAGAAGCTGTTGCAAGCCGGTTTATTTCCGGGTTGCGTCGAAGACTGTTATTTCTGCTCGTCTCAATCAAATGGTTGTACAAGGTTGAAGATTGGTATTCAATGCCTGATGGATAAGCGAAAGATCATGTTTGAAAAAGTGCCTTCTGTGGAAAAATTATGTGAAGATCTAGCTCAAAACTTGAAAATTGAAGACGTGTCCGTAATTTCCAAGACTCCTATCAGAATCCCTACCAAGGCCCCCATAAGGATCACTGCTGAGCCTAGGGTAGCTCCCTTGATCATTACCAAGCCTGGTCCGATCCCGTACTCCTCCGACAAGGCTGTCCCTTGGAGCTATGGTAATGAGGTGTATATCCATGGTGTGAAACAAGAAGCCCTGAATGATAAGCCTGTCAAAATTTCCAGCCCTGACATTGACAATATTGTGGGGACCAGCAAagttacaagaagtggaagaattTTCTCTCCGGAGATCTCTCCTGGTGCCAATATCTCAACTCAGGTCCCTGTTCCCGATTCAACTGCTGATGTGCAAGGGAAAAGGCCAATGCTGGAGCCAGTTCAGACACCGGTAGAAGCTACTACTGAAGAAGTCTCTCAGAAGGAAATGGATGAAATTCTGAAGATCATCCGGAAGAGTGATTACGATGTGATTGAACAGTTGGGGCACACTTCCTCCAAGATATCCATGCTATCATTGTTAACTTGTTCTGAGGCCCATGCTAAGGCTTTGATGAAGTTTCTAAAAGCGGCGCAcgtaccacaagagatttctgttaATCAATTTGAGAACTGTGTTGCAAGTTTGACAACGAACAACTACCtagggttttctgatgctgatctgacTCCTGCTGGAAAGAGTCATAACAAAGCCTTGCACATCTCCATTGAGTGTAAGGGTACTACTTTGTCCCATGTGCTGGTGGATAATGGCTCCTCGCTGAATGTATTGCCTAAATTGGTGCTGGATAGACTTGATTCTGAAGGGATAGTGCTAATGCCCAGTAATGTGGTGGTAAAGGCTTTCGATGGGTCGAAGAGTACAGTCTATGGAGAGGttgagctcccaatcagagtgggttctcaaactTTCAACTccttgttctatgtgatggatatcCACCCCGCCTATTCTTGCTTGCTCGGGCGTCCGTGGATACATGGGGCAGGTGCTGTGACATCTACTTTGCATCAGAAGCTGAAGTACCTTGCAAATGGCAAGATCGTCACTGTGCATggggaagaagagtatgtggttagTTGTGTGAATGAGTACAAGTATATCGAAGTGAACGGCGAATTCATCGAGACTCCTTGCCAGACTTTTGAATTGGTTCCTCAAGTTGTCTCTACCGCCAAGCACACTCCTACTGTTCCTAAAGTTACCCGGATCCCTtcaacaatggcttctctgaagGATGCTAAGGCTGTAgttgaagaaggtggttgtacTGTTTGGGGCCAACTCATTGATGTCCCGTATAAATCTGACAAACTTGGTTTAGGTTGTACTGCTGGAACTCAGAAGAATAATCATCACACCCGGCTTGGAGGATTAATGTCTCATTTCGTCAGCAAAGGAGTCAATGCCTTGGAAGATGGGGAGAACAACTGCAATCTAGACAAGTGGATCTTCCCGACACCTGATCATGGGCTGAACAACTGGAAGACCGAAGATGTTATCTCTATCTCCTTCAACCAGGAGTAA